In the Aneurinibacillus soli genome, one interval contains:
- a CDS encoding JAB domain-containing protein, with product MKRINVFSVELIRDKAALYDIESKKVTSPDAAYRAIEEIFSLSSKPNEHFGMFSLNTKNEIIGAHLIFSGSVNSSVVHPREVFQRALLNNATSVVVFHNHPSGDPGPSREDLDVTRRLQEAGKVLGIELLDHIIIGDGRHYSLKSKGHMN from the coding sequence ATGAAACGAATCAACGTATTTTCTGTAGAATTAATCCGGGATAAAGCCGCGCTGTATGACATTGAGAGCAAGAAAGTCACCAGTCCAGACGCAGCCTATCGCGCAATCGAGGAGATTTTCAGCCTATCCAGCAAGCCGAATGAACACTTTGGCATGTTCTCACTCAACACCAAGAATGAGATCATCGGCGCACACCTGATTTTCTCCGGCTCGGTAAACAGTAGCGTAGTACATCCGCGCGAAGTATTCCAACGGGCATTGCTCAATAACGCTACATCTGTCGTAGTGTTTCACAACCATCCAAGCGGCGATCCAGGACCGAGCCGTGAAGATTTAGACGTGACGCGCCGGTTACAAGAAGCTGGAAAGGTTCTGGGCATCGAACTGCTTGACCACATTATCATAGGAGATGGAAGGCATTACAGTTTGAAAAGTAAAGGTCACATGAACTAA
- a CDS encoding S1 RNA-binding domain-containing protein, whose amino-acid sequence MVRSSSEWRSRLVEEALEAMNNGERGEIKQVLEHIADTHKKTFNTVKTVFYKEIRPNIFEKDGVFIYQNDDEQVDGDIITYVESPSEVKVGDHVRVTVTDIMHYGVFAQLGTLKCLLHISNVSTGFIKEDDLPKLFKIGDVFDAYVHKVEEGHIAISTKGIDLSKKDKKTEKVVTKVTALRVVKEEKQIEHTDDKYVADIVKYLNEYFGPVSPSAKEKLQEMYKEHGPVTLSMAISEVKNAFKVDPVLLFLGEVDKKVSGCL is encoded by the coding sequence ATGGTCCGTAGTTCTTCGGAATGGAGAAGCAGATTAGTTGAAGAAGCGTTGGAAGCTATGAACAACGGAGAGCGTGGAGAGATTAAGCAGGTATTAGAGCACATTGCTGATACGCATAAAAAGACGTTTAATACTGTTAAAACTGTGTTTTACAAGGAGATACGCCCGAACATCTTTGAGAAAGACGGTGTATTCATCTATCAAAATGACGATGAGCAAGTAGATGGAGATATTATTACGTATGTGGAGTCGCCGAGTGAGGTAAAAGTTGGCGATCATGTTCGTGTGACTGTGACTGATATTATGCATTATGGTGTATTTGCGCAGCTAGGTACTCTGAAATGTTTGTTGCACATTTCAAATGTGAGTACAGGATTTATCAAAGAAGATGATCTACCGAAGTTATTTAAGATTGGTGATGTATTCGATGCGTATGTGCATAAAGTAGAAGAAGGCCACATCGCAATTTCGACAAAAGGTATAGACTTGTCGAAGAAAGATAAAAAAACGGAAAAAGTTGTTACAAAGGTAACTGCTTTGCGTGTTGTGAAAGAAGAAAAGCAAATTGAACATACGGATGATAAGTATGTAGCGGATATTGTTAAGTATTTGAACGAATACTTTGGTCCGGTTTCTCCTTCAGCGAAGGAAAAGTTACAGGAAATGTACAAAGAACACGGTCCCGTTACCTTGAGCATGGCAATATCGGAAGTGAAGAATGCATTCAAGGTTGACCCGGTGCTGCTATTTTTAGGAGAAGTTGATAAAAAAGTGAGTGGCTGTCTTTGA
- a CDS encoding replication-relaxation family protein produces MTRDQIADLFFSTNKSKTSNCNLVLKRLRRDGYIQADTTTQPYVYYPNPASTKIGGQKTNHYLLIVDFYKQILMYGYPKEFIVEPKFQKGEPEPDIYMHWKGAPWFIEIQRSIYSEKMITDKIKRYESYFLSDKWTEKRNHFGHVWLITEREYNVKSEHFRVFQSKDVNEFMDKNAIKDQ; encoded by the coding sequence ATGACACGCGATCAGATTGCAGACCTGTTTTTCTCTACGAACAAAAGTAAAACCAGCAATTGCAATTTGGTATTAAAACGTCTGCGTCGAGACGGATACATTCAAGCGGATACAACCACACAGCCGTATGTGTACTATCCAAATCCGGCATCCACCAAAATCGGAGGACAAAAGACGAACCATTACCTGCTCATCGTAGATTTCTACAAGCAAATCTTAATGTACGGCTATCCAAAAGAATTCATTGTTGAACCAAAATTCCAAAAAGGTGAACCTGAGCCGGATATTTATATGCATTGGAAAGGTGCTCCGTGGTTTATTGAGATTCAGCGTAGCATCTATTCAGAAAAAATGATTACGGACAAAATCAAGCGATACGAATCCTATTTTCTTAGTGACAAGTGGACCGAGAAACGCAACCATTTCGGTCATGTATGGCTTATTACAGAAAGAGAATACAATGTAAAAAGTGAACACTTCCGGGTATTCCAAAGTAAAGATGTCAATGAATTCATGGATAAAAACGCTATAAAAGACCAATAA
- a CDS encoding FtsK/SpoIIIE domain-containing protein produces MQKMTPLQGTLAIGFGAFMTAKTMALFGIPLPIHSLSPYEITALKTQALKLAGICTSLGVANYTYQSMPNTKARRSLKRIFDEGEIYRERENGRKIYPQIRAIQYDNKGITIVFNIVFGINPDDVYKAEWLFKQEFGQHVFIEHTGKHFTVKAYYKGIQTFAYDFDEILPHLSDMKLPIVIGKDQEGYWLIVDMIDNPHLLICGETGSGKSTEIRQIITTWIKHLSPEKLHLYLCDLKGSEFHLFENIEHVQASLYENDEGKLLKLLIKIEKEIKRRGQLLRQHGKVHIDDLPEQVPYIVVCVDEVALLRDNKAIMEKIENIAIVGRSNGVFLLLSMQRPDSTVLDGKLKQCLTVRICFRQPDDINYGIALNMRMKPDREIEDGYAFVKYKRGLQEIQAPFLADKMAKVMLRPYQQKKPRPEPEQIEENKIFDLE; encoded by the coding sequence ATGCAAAAGATGACTCCGTTGCAAGGTACACTAGCTATCGGCTTCGGTGCTTTCATGACAGCGAAAACTATGGCTCTGTTTGGAATCCCTCTCCCTATCCATTCGCTTAGCCCTTACGAAATCACAGCGCTTAAAACGCAAGCCTTAAAGTTGGCAGGCATATGCACCTCACTCGGCGTAGCCAACTATACGTATCAGTCAATGCCTAATACAAAAGCAAGACGCAGCTTGAAACGAATTTTTGATGAAGGAGAAATCTACAGAGAAAGAGAAAACGGACGGAAAATATATCCTCAAATCCGCGCGATTCAATACGACAACAAAGGTATTACCATCGTATTTAACATCGTCTTCGGCATAAATCCAGACGATGTATACAAAGCAGAATGGCTATTTAAACAAGAATTTGGTCAGCATGTGTTCATTGAGCATACCGGAAAACACTTTACAGTAAAAGCCTATTATAAAGGAATTCAAACGTTCGCCTACGACTTCGACGAAATTCTCCCCCACTTATCCGACATGAAACTACCTATCGTCATCGGTAAAGACCAAGAAGGATACTGGCTAATCGTTGATATGATTGACAATCCACACCTTCTTATCTGCGGCGAAACTGGCAGCGGGAAATCAACCGAAATCCGGCAGATTATTACTACCTGGATAAAACACCTTTCCCCTGAAAAACTTCACTTGTATCTTTGCGACTTAAAAGGAAGTGAGTTTCACCTGTTTGAAAACATTGAGCATGTGCAGGCATCTCTTTATGAAAACGATGAAGGAAAACTACTCAAACTACTGATTAAAATAGAGAAAGAAATCAAAAGACGCGGTCAGCTTTTGCGTCAGCACGGCAAAGTTCACATTGACGATCTGCCAGAGCAAGTGCCTTACATCGTTGTCTGTGTTGATGAAGTAGCATTGCTCCGTGATAACAAAGCGATCATGGAGAAAATCGAAAACATCGCAATTGTCGGTCGCTCGAATGGAGTCTTTCTCCTGCTAAGTATGCAGCGCCCAGACAGCACTGTATTAGATGGAAAACTGAAGCAATGTCTTACCGTCCGCATCTGCTTCCGCCAGCCAGACGATATTAACTACGGTATCGCCCTAAACATGCGAATGAAGCCAGATAGAGAAATCGAAGACGGCTATGCTTTTGTAAAATATAAACGTGGCCTTCAGGAAATCCAGGCCCCGTTCTTAGCTGACAAAATGGCAAAGGTAATGCTACGTCCATACCAACAAAAAAAGCCCCGGCCCGAACCGGAGCAAATAGAGGAAAATAAAATATTCGACTTGGAGTGA